Proteins found in one Desulfofalx alkaliphila DSM 12257 genomic segment:
- a CDS encoding 5-formyltetrahydrofolate cyclo-ligase produces MTDNFVKIELFKAGFPMNKVEVRKLVLRRRESMSPGEVMCNSERVKTNLFALPIFQKSQVVMAYMSFRNEVATEQIVKQMLDQGKKVAIPSVNKEHRLMVPSLVTNIYSDLVPGCYGILEPKPSSVKPVKHSDIDVVLVPGVAFDPKGNRLGYGGGYYDRFLSRCRADAVFIALCYQFQVLDDLSQIIEEHDQRVHYLVTDSEVINIKVL; encoded by the coding sequence TTGACAGACAATTTTGTAAAAATAGAACTTTTCAAAGCAGGATTTCCCATGAATAAGGTAGAAGTAAGAAAATTAGTTTTAAGAAGAAGAGAATCAATGTCGCCGGGCGAGGTTATGTGCAATAGTGAAAGAGTAAAGACTAACCTCTTTGCTTTACCGATTTTTCAAAAATCTCAAGTGGTAATGGCCTATATGTCCTTCAGAAACGAGGTGGCCACCGAGCAAATAGTAAAACAAATGCTGGATCAAGGGAAGAAAGTGGCTATTCCAAGTGTTAATAAAGAACACCGTCTTATGGTACCTTCTCTGGTGACAAATATTTACAGCGATCTAGTCCCTGGCTGCTATGGTATACTGGAACCGAAGCCGTCATCGGTAAAGCCTGTCAAGCATAGTGACATTGATGTGGTTCTGGTGCCCGGTGTTGCCTTTGACCCCAAAGGCAACCGCCTGGGTTATGGAGGGGGGTACTACGATCGTTTTTTGTCCCGATGCAGAGCCGACGCAGTTTTTATAGCCCTCTGTTATCAATTTCAAGTGTTAGACGATCTGTCTCAAATAATTGAGGAACATGACCAAAGGGTACATTACTTGGTAACTGACAGCGAAGTGATTAATATCAAAGTCCTGTAA
- the fdnG gene encoding formate dehydrogenase-N subunit alpha: protein MSKLSRREFLRNIGLGTAGLSLFAAPAAMAAESQAIDNSGLNTKITKLKETYTVCAYCGCGCGILLYHDDQFIVFAEGDPDHPINQGTLCTKGNAIIDAYNIIDKEGSRAINPKRITKPLYRAPGSTQWQEISWDEALSEVAKRIKETRDKTFEEKDEKGVTVNRTTAINTLGSASLDNEENYLLHKMFRALGIVNIEHHARLUHSSTVAGLANTFGRGAMTNHFIDYKNSDVFLMIGSNAAEAHPQAMRWIGIAKATKGAKLIVADPRVTKSSSHADLHVRLRPGTDIAFLLGMINYAIKNNLYHREYVVNYTNASYLINPEFGYKDGLFSGAGEIDGKFKYDKTTWQYQKDGETIRKDPTLQHPNCVFQLLKEHVAPYDVKTVCSVTGIPEEVFLKACETYCSTGAANKVGNVIYAMGITQSTHGSQNVRAIAMLQLLLGNMGRPGGGVNAQRGESNVQGSTDMAMLSHLLPGYLGVPDATKHATLQDYIDVETPASGYWQNKPKFLISLLKAFYGDKATAANDFGFDWLPKVDGKNRTHIKCFEYMLNGEIEGLIAWGQNPAVGSPSGAMVRKAMEKLKWMVVVDMFETETAAYWHAPGVDPTTIDTECFFLPAAFSYEKEGTVSNSGRWIQWRYEAVKPPGEARSDLWIADELFKAIRKEYQKGGVFPDPILNMNWDYASDDPLHPDIEKVAVEINGYLVSSGERLTTFGQLTDDGATACGNWLFAGYYAIDPEQGVPNCKRRSLEDDGLGNFSKFSYCWPINRRILYNRCSADINGNPWDPDLPLFKWDGSKWISRDVPDFNVNVEPQVSGAAPFIMNPEGIGRFFAEGMVDGPMPVHYEPFESPINNLLSKQQVNPCAVVLGGEWAKFAKIGDADYPIIATTHRLVDHYQSGAVTRHMPTLAEIAPWMFVTISPKLAAEKGIQPGDEVIVETVRGSIKCKASILPICKPFIIDGKEVEFVGMPWHWGYQGYGTGAIANDITSAVGDPNTSIPEYKAFMCNIRKA, encoded by the coding sequence ATGAGTAAATTAAGCAGGCGCGAGTTTCTTAGAAATATAGGTCTGGGCACTGCCGGCTTATCATTGTTCGCCGCACCGGCGGCAATGGCGGCAGAGTCACAGGCCATAGATAACAGTGGTTTAAATACAAAAATTACAAAATTAAAAGAAACCTATACAGTTTGTGCTTACTGTGGATGTGGTTGTGGAATATTGTTATACCATGATGACCAGTTTATTGTTTTCGCAGAAGGTGATCCCGATCACCCAATTAACCAAGGAACACTTTGTACCAAGGGAAATGCCATTATAGATGCTTATAATATTATAGATAAAGAGGGCAGTAGAGCAATCAATCCCAAGCGTATTACCAAGCCTCTCTACCGTGCTCCCGGAAGCACCCAGTGGCAAGAGATTAGCTGGGATGAGGCATTGAGTGAAGTAGCCAAAAGAATTAAAGAAACCCGTGATAAAACCTTTGAAGAAAAGGACGAAAAGGGTGTTACAGTTAACAGAACAACTGCCATAAATACACTGGGCAGTGCTTCCCTGGACAACGAAGAAAACTATTTGCTTCATAAAATGTTTAGGGCCTTGGGCATTGTAAACATTGAACACCACGCCCGTCTCTGACACTCCTCCACAGTGGCCGGTCTGGCCAACACTTTTGGACGGGGTGCAATGACAAATCACTTTATAGATTATAAAAACTCTGATGTATTTTTAATGATTGGCTCCAATGCAGCGGAGGCCCACCCACAGGCCATGCGGTGGATTGGGATAGCAAAAGCCACTAAAGGTGCCAAGCTGATAGTGGCAGATCCCCGGGTAACAAAGTCTTCTTCCCATGCAGATCTGCATGTGAGACTTCGTCCCGGTACCGATATTGCTTTTCTGCTGGGCATGATCAACTATGCCATAAAAAACAACCTTTATCACAGGGAGTATGTGGTTAACTATACCAATGCCAGTTATTTAATTAACCCGGAATTTGGCTATAAGGACGGGCTCTTTTCCGGTGCCGGCGAGATTGACGGTAAATTCAAATACGACAAGACCACCTGGCAATACCAAAAGGATGGGGAGACCATTCGCAAAGACCCCACCCTGCAGCATCCCAACTGTGTATTCCAGTTATTGAAGGAACATGTGGCCCCTTATGACGTTAAAACCGTGTGCAGCGTTACCGGCATACCGGAGGAGGTATTCCTCAAGGCCTGTGAGACCTACTGTTCCACAGGGGCTGCCAATAAAGTAGGCAACGTTATTTATGCCATGGGCATTACCCAATCCACCCACGGTTCCCAAAACGTCCGTGCAATTGCCATGCTGCAGTTGCTCTTGGGCAACATGGGCCGTCCCGGCGGCGGCGTTAACGCCCAGCGCGGTGAGTCAAACGTGCAAGGCTCCACTGACATGGCTATGTTAAGCCATTTGCTGCCGGGCTATCTCGGAGTGCCTGATGCCACAAAACATGCCACACTGCAGGACTATATTGATGTGGAGACTCCGGCTTCAGGCTACTGGCAGAACAAGCCTAAGTTTTTAATCAGCCTCTTAAAGGCCTTTTACGGTGATAAGGCCACGGCGGCCAATGATTTCGGCTTTGATTGGTTGCCAAAGGTTGACGGTAAAAACCGCACCCATATTAAATGCTTCGAGTACATGTTGAATGGCGAAATTGAAGGTTTAATTGCCTGGGGTCAGAACCCCGCTGTGGGTAGCCCTTCCGGAGCAATGGTGCGCAAGGCAATGGAAAAACTGAAGTGGATGGTTGTGGTTGACATGTTTGAAACGGAAACTGCTGCCTATTGGCATGCTCCCGGCGTTGACCCCACAACCATAGACACTGAATGCTTCTTCTTACCGGCCGCTTTCTCCTATGAAAAAGAAGGTACTGTAAGCAATAGCGGACGCTGGATTCAGTGGCGCTATGAAGCCGTAAAGCCACCCGGTGAGGCAAGGAGTGACTTGTGGATAGCCGACGAGTTATTTAAAGCTATTCGTAAGGAATATCAAAAGGGCGGCGTCTTCCCCGATCCCATCTTAAATATGAATTGGGATTACGCCAGTGACGATCCGCTACACCCGGATATTGAAAAGGTGGCTGTTGAAATTAACGGTTACCTGGTTTCCTCCGGCGAACGGCTGACCACCTTTGGTCAGTTAACTGACGACGGTGCAACCGCTTGTGGCAACTGGCTCTTTGCCGGTTACTATGCAATAGACCCTGAACAGGGTGTTCCCAATTGTAAGAGACGCAGCCTAGAAGATGACGGCCTGGGCAATTTTTCAAAATTTTCTTATTGTTGGCCCATAAATCGCCGTATTCTCTATAATCGCTGCTCGGCAGATATAAACGGTAATCCTTGGGATCCTGACTTGCCGCTGTTTAAGTGGGACGGCAGCAAGTGGATTTCCCGGGACGTTCCTGACTTTAATGTCAATGTTGAGCCGCAGGTATCGGGAGCGGCGCCCTTTATCATGAATCCTGAGGGTATTGGCAGGTTCTTTGCCGAAGGAATGGTAGATGGGCCCATGCCGGTACACTACGAGCCCTTTGAAAGCCCCATTAATAATTTGCTATCAAAGCAACAGGTTAACCCCTGCGCAGTGGTGCTTGGCGGAGAATGGGCTAAATTTGCTAAGATCGGGGATGCTGACTACCCCATTATTGCTACCACCCACCGTTTGGTTGATCACTATCAAAGCGGTGCAGTTACCCGCCATATGCCTACATTGGCGGAAATTGCCCCGTGGATGTTTGTAACCATTTCTCCTAAGTTAGCTGCAGAAAAGGGCATTCAGCCGGGGGATGAAGTTATAGTTGAGACAGTACGCGGCAGCATTAAGTGTAAGGCCTCGATATTGCCTATTTGCAAGCCCTTTATTATTGACGGTAAAGAAGTTGAGTTTGTTGGAATGCCCTGGCACTGGGGTTATCAAGGTTATGGCACTGGGGCTATAGCCAATGATATTACCTCGGCGGTGGGGGATCCAAACACGAGTATACCGGAATATAAGGCATTTATGTGCAATATCAGAAAGGCCTAG
- a CDS encoding 4Fe-4S dicluster domain-containing protein yields MSKGVLVDVTRCIGCKACQTACKQWNDMPSSIPEFDNNLGHPAKTNGYTWTTVYHRVVEKDNQDVIRTTKFQCMHCLDPGCVSACFSRAFQRDPKTGAAVYHPHLCVGCRYCMLACPFNVPKYQWDKVFPLVSKCQFCFDPKGKYDRVGHGQAPACVSTCPTQALMFGEREEMLQEAWNRINSNPNYIKHVYGEKEAGGTAWMYISDVPFEELGLRADVTERPIPQYSHEFLKYTPPVIVAWGGLLSAMYFYTKRRKDVAAEKDKGFKA; encoded by the coding sequence ATGTCTAAAGGCGTACTGGTTGATGTAACTAGATGTATCGGTTGTAAGGCCTGTCAAACTGCCTGTAAGCAATGGAACGACATGCCTTCAAGTATACCGGAGTTTGATAATAACTTGGGTCACCCGGCAAAGACTAACGGCTATACTTGGACCACAGTCTACCACCGGGTTGTTGAGAAGGATAATCAAGATGTAATTCGCACCACTAAGTTTCAGTGCATGCACTGCCTGGATCCGGGATGTGTATCAGCATGTTTCTCCAGGGCCTTCCAAAGGGATCCTAAAACCGGAGCAGCAGTGTATCATCCACACCTGTGTGTGGGTTGCCGTTACTGTATGTTGGCTTGTCCCTTTAATGTTCCGAAGTATCAATGGGACAAAGTGTTCCCGCTGGTATCAAAGTGCCAGTTCTGTTTTGACCCCAAGGGTAAATACGACCGTGTGGGGCATGGCCAGGCGCCCGCCTGTGTTTCCACCTGCCCAACCCAGGCACTGATGTTTGGTGAACGGGAAGAAATGCTTCAAGAGGCGTGGAACCGCATTAACAGTAATCCTAACTACATCAAGCATGTGTATGGCGAGAAAGAGGCCGGTGGCACTGCCTGGATGTATATTTCCGATGTGCCCTTTGAAGAATTGGGATTGCGTGCCGATGTAACCGAGCGTCCAATCCCACAATATTCCCACGAGTTCTTAAAGTATACACCACCGGTGATTGTTGCCTGGGGTGGTTTGCTCAGTGCCATGTATTTCTACACCAAACGTCGTAAGGATGTGGCCGCTGAAAAGGATAAGGGCTTTAAAGCCTAA
- the nrfD gene encoding NrfD/PsrC family molybdoenzyme membrane anchor subunit: MMSAQKWSFRITPVRMLLLLLALLAAAIAVYRLVTGLGSATNLNDEWPWGLWIGFDVLTGVALAGGGYSVALIAHILHIEKFNAIARSAMLTSLLGYLLVMIGLFLDIGQWFNFWRPFVSWGYHSVLFEVFWCVSLYTTVQVLEFGEIATEKVVKPLHKFFAKAMPFLLIVGVLLPTLHQSSLGALYLTQVGKLHPLWWSPYIGLFFLMSSFFVGPAMVTVETSLAGRAYNHWIDTKILRSLQRIGFTVMLMYLALKIFDLTSRDAWQYVFAGGLESNMFILEMAVGVLIPLVIFFTAWGKTRAGLTTAGAMVAIGVIINRMNVVITGMIGYSGAGYAPSWMEWMVTIGLVAGGMLAYCFICDNFRILEHEDEQHKAA; this comes from the coding sequence ATGATGTCAGCTCAAAAATGGAGCTTTAGGATAACCCCGGTGAGAATGCTGCTGCTTTTATTGGCGCTGCTTGCTGCAGCCATTGCCGTTTACCGCTTAGTGACGGGGTTAGGAAGTGCAACAAATCTTAATGACGAGTGGCCTTGGGGTCTGTGGATCGGTTTTGACGTGTTAACAGGGGTTGCCCTGGCCGGCGGCGGGTACAGCGTTGCCCTCATTGCCCATATTTTGCATATTGAGAAGTTTAATGCCATTGCTCGCAGTGCCATGCTTACATCACTGTTGGGCTACCTGTTGGTAATGATTGGTTTATTCCTGGACATCGGTCAGTGGTTCAACTTCTGGCGTCCCTTTGTATCTTGGGGTTACCACTCCGTGCTGTTCGAGGTATTCTGGTGCGTATCGCTGTATACCACTGTGCAAGTACTTGAGTTTGGTGAAATCGCCACCGAGAAGGTGGTAAAGCCCCTGCACAAGTTCTTTGCCAAGGCCATGCCCTTCCTGTTAATTGTCGGTGTGCTTTTACCCACCTTGCACCAGTCTTCACTGGGCGCTCTGTACCTGACACAGGTTGGTAAATTGCACCCGCTGTGGTGGTCACCCTATATTGGGCTCTTCTTCTTAATGTCATCCTTCTTTGTGGGCCCGGCCATGGTTACGGTGGAAACATCCTTAGCCGGTAGGGCCTATAATCACTGGATAGATACTAAGATTTTGCGCAGCCTGCAGAGAATTGGTTTCACTGTCATGCTCATGTATTTGGCCCTGAAGATATTTGACCTTACCAGCCGGGATGCCTGGCAGTATGTGTTTGCCGGCGGCCTGGAGTCGAATATGTTCATCTTGGAGATGGCAGTGGGTGTGCTGATACCGCTGGTTATCTTCTTTACCGCCTGGGGCAAAACCAGGGCCGGTTTAACCACCGCCGGTGCCATGGTAGCTATCGGTGTCATAATAAACCGGATGAACGTGGTAATAACCGGCATGATCGGTTACAGTGGAGCCGGATATGCCCCTTCCTGGATGGAGTGGATGGTTACCATCGGTTTAGTGGCAGGCGGTATGCTGGCTTACTGTTTCATCTGCGATAACTTCCGCATATTAGAGCACGAGGATGAACAACATAAAGCTGCATAA
- the tatA gene encoding twin-arginine translocase TatA/TatE family subunit: MGTGLLQPMHILLILIVVLIIFGPGKLPDVGKAIGKSIREFKSATAGDDPKKDDPQKAEAKPNKDTDVTDTK, from the coding sequence ATGGGTACAGGATTGCTTCAACCAATGCATATCCTACTGATCTTAATTGTAGTATTGATTATCTTTGGCCCCGGTAAACTACCTGATGTGGGCAAAGCCATAGGCAAATCAATACGCGAATTTAAAAGTGCCACTGCGGGAGATGATCCTAAAAAGGATGATCCCCAGAAGGCTGAAGCAAAGCCCAATAAAGATACTGACGTAACCGATACTAAATAG
- a CDS encoding formate dehydrogenase accessory protein FdhE, which produces MEFMPMDKSKLANFYLDLQDVEEKINSMEWKLDLPQGVKDKWERGLPVFSELQVRADEDLVHEMLQRVVESCRKWQIGPQTIPADTGSIIANMTKEEKISLAAAIISNDNTAKESWRKKLNLSEEMMEFLVLNTARPFLKGFAAQVLSQLKVENWNKGYCPVCGDSPSMSRLAGKYGVRMLHCGRCETEWRYARVGCPFCGTTDASQLSFITADDYKQYRLYLCEQCKSYLKTVDERHCAEVDLFCEDLATADFDRLALKEGYRRGDKRYRA; this is translated from the coding sequence ATGGAATTTATGCCGATGGATAAAAGCAAACTGGCAAATTTTTACCTTGACCTGCAGGATGTGGAGGAGAAGATTAACTCCATGGAATGGAAGTTAGACCTCCCCCAGGGAGTTAAGGACAAATGGGAGCGGGGCCTTCCTGTATTTAGTGAATTACAAGTCCGGGCAGATGAAGACCTGGTTCATGAAATGCTACAAAGGGTAGTTGAGTCCTGCCGGAAATGGCAGATCGGTCCCCAAACTATCCCCGCTGATACCGGGTCCATAATTGCAAATATGACTAAAGAAGAAAAGATTTCCTTGGCCGCTGCCATAATAAGCAATGATAATACCGCAAAGGAATCCTGGCGCAAAAAACTGAATTTATCGGAAGAAATGATGGAGTTTTTGGTGCTCAATACGGCCAGGCCCTTTTTAAAAGGTTTTGCAGCCCAGGTTTTGAGTCAACTGAAGGTGGAGAACTGGAACAAGGGCTATTGTCCCGTATGTGGAGACAGTCCCTCAATGTCGCGTTTAGCGGGAAAGTACGGCGTCAGAATGCTTCACTGCGGGCGCTGTGAAACTGAATGGCGCTATGCCCGGGTTGGCTGTCCCTTTTGCGGCACCACCGATGCTTCTCAATTATCCTTTATTACCGCTGATGATTACAAGCAGTACAGGCTCTACCTCTGTGAACAATGTAAAAGTTACTTGAAAACTGTTGACGAGCGGCACTGTGCTGAAGTAGACTTATTTTGTGAAGATCTGGCCACCGCCGACTTCGACAGGCTTGCTCTTAAGGAGGGATATCGGCGGGGCGATAAGCGCTATCGCGCCTAA
- the tatC gene encoding twin-arginine translocase subunit TatC, translating into MTVVEHLEELRRVIIISFVATFIMAVVCLVFADRVLEILLDPVTRTGNQMVYIGLTEALITKILISIFLGFLAALPVILWQFWGFIIPALHKIERIYFTIFIALSYILFIAGIGFGFFGVYGLGVKFLLGFGGEELLPMITIGKYVSFTLMFLMPFGLVFELPLAAFFLSKLGFLTYKFMIKSRKYAILISVIISAAIVPTPDMLTPLLMATPMYLLYEFSAQIVRFVEWQRRRKAKKEAEKEGRTLEEDE; encoded by the coding sequence ATGACTGTGGTTGAACACCTAGAAGAGCTAAGACGGGTAATAATTATTTCATTCGTTGCGACCTTTATAATGGCAGTGGTATGCCTGGTATTTGCAGATCGTGTCTTAGAGATATTGTTAGATCCGGTCACCAGAACCGGCAACCAGATGGTGTATATCGGCCTTACCGAGGCACTGATTACGAAAATTTTAATTTCTATTTTCCTCGGTTTTTTGGCAGCACTGCCGGTGATTTTGTGGCAGTTTTGGGGCTTTATTATCCCGGCCCTGCATAAAATTGAGCGAATTTACTTCACAATATTTATCGCCCTATCATATATATTGTTTATTGCCGGCATTGGCTTTGGTTTTTTCGGCGTCTATGGCCTGGGTGTGAAGTTTCTGTTAGGATTTGGGGGCGAAGAACTGCTGCCAATGATTACCATTGGCAAGTATGTTTCCTTCACCTTAATGTTCCTCATGCCCTTTGGACTGGTGTTTGAATTGCCCTTGGCTGCCTTCTTTTTGTCTAAACTTGGCTTTTTAACCTATAAATTCATGATTAAAAGCAGGAAATACGCCATCTTGATTTCGGTGATAATCTCCGCAGCCATTGTGCCCACCCCTGATATGCTGACACCGCTTTTGATGGCAACGCCCATGTACTTGCTCTACGAATTCAGCGCGCAAATTGTCAGGTTTGTGGAGTGGCAAAGGCGGCGTAAAGCCAAAAAAGAGGCGGAAAAGGAAGGGCGTACCCTGGAAGAAGATGAATAA